The following DNA comes from Bradyrhizobium sp. SK17.
TCTCGTCGTAGCGGGCGCGGATATCGGCCATCTCTTCGTCCGAGATCGCAGAGTTGTTGAGCGGCGCGCTCCAGTTCGGCCGGCGCTGGAACACGGTGAGCTCGCCGACCTTGTCGGCGATCTCGCCGATCAACTGGATGCCGGTGGCGCCGGTGCCGATCACCGCGACCTTCTTGCCGGCGAGATCGACCGGCTCGTGCGGCCAGTAATAGGTATGAAACGAGCGGCCCTTGAAGTCGTCGGTCCCCGGCACACGCGGCATGGTCGGCGCCGACAACAACCCGATCGCGAGCACGACGAAGCGGCAGGTCAGCTCACGGCCGTCACCGAGCCTCAATTGCCAGAGGTCGCGCGTCTCGTCGAAGACCATGGTCTCGACCTTGCAGTTGAACTGCATATGCTTGCGCAGGTCGAACTTGTCGGCGACGTAGTTGAGGTAGCGCAGATTCTCCGGCTGGCCGGAGAAGCGCTCCTTCCAGTGCCATTCGTCGAGCAGCTCGCGCGAGAACGAGAAGCCGTAGGTGTAGCTCTCGGAGTCGAAGCGGCAGCCCGGATAGCGGTTCCAGTACCAGGTGCCGCCGAGATCGGGCGCGGCTTCCAGCACGGTGGCGTCGATACCGAGATCGACCAGCCGCTTGATCTGGTAGATGCCCGCGACGCCGGCGCCGACGACGATCACCTCGAAATGGGTCTTCGCCTCTGCTGTCATGAGTCTCGCTCCCGAAATTCTTCTTGATCTGTTGGGCTGGATTACAGACCGTTTTGCTCGATCAGGCAACCGCTCGCGGCCGGGACAACGCGACGCGTTCCATCACGAACAGCGTTGGAATTTGCGTTGAGACGCTGCATGCCGCACATTGGCCGGCGGCGGCGATGATCGCCCGGGATGAGAGCATCGAGGTGACTGCATGATTTTCTGGATCGCGAGTCTCGCCGGATTGGCCGTCGCCTATCTCTTCGGCTCGACGCCGACCGGCTATCTGGCGGGCCGGCTGCTCAAGGGCATCGATATCCGCGAGCACGGCTCCAGATCCACCGGCGCGACGAATGTGCTGCGCACCCTCGGCAAATGGCCGGCACTGATCGTGCTGCTGGTCGATGTGCTGAAGGGCGTGGCGGCGATCGTCTTTGCGCGCTGGTTCTATCCCTGGCTCGCGACCTTGCCGTCGATCGCGCCACCGAGCGCGCTCGATCCACAAGCTTGGCTGCCGCAAACCTGGGTGCCTTGGACGGTTTGCCTCGCCGGCCTTGCTGTCCTGCTCGGGCATGGCCGTTCGATCTGGCTGAATTTCACCGGCGGCAAATCCGCCGCGACCGGGCTCGGCGTGTTGCTGGCGATCTCCTGGCCGGTGGGGCTCGGCGCCGCGGCGGCGTTCGGCGTCATGCTCGCCGCTTTCCGGATGGTGTCGCTCGCATCGATGTCGGCGGCGCTGACTGCGACGATCCTCGTCTGCTGCCTGGAACAACCATGGCCCTATCGGGTGCTGGTGATTGCAGGCAGCATCTACGTGATCGCGCGCCATCGCGCCAACATCCAGCGGCTACTGGCCGGCACCGAGCCGCGCCTCGGGCAAGCCAGCCCGGATGCCAAGGCGGCATAGACGCAAGC
Coding sequences within:
- the plsY gene encoding glycerol-3-phosphate 1-O-acyltransferase PlsY → MIFWIASLAGLAVAYLFGSTPTGYLAGRLLKGIDIREHGSRSTGATNVLRTLGKWPALIVLLVDVLKGVAAIVFARWFYPWLATLPSIAPPSALDPQAWLPQTWVPWTVCLAGLAVLLGHGRSIWLNFTGGKSAATGLGVLLAISWPVGLGAAAAFGVMLAAFRMVSLASMSAALTATILVCCLEQPWPYRVLVIAGSIYVIARHRANIQRLLAGTEPRLGQASPDAKAA